The following proteins are co-located in the Triticum aestivum cultivar Chinese Spring chromosome 1A, IWGSC CS RefSeq v2.1, whole genome shotgun sequence genome:
- the LOC123183139 gene encoding phenylacetaldehyde reductase, whose protein sequence is MAPPRVCVTGGGGYIASWLVKLLLSRGYAVHATVRDPCDQKNAHLMQLDGAAESLSLFKADVLDRAALAAAVEGCQGVFHVASPVPADKTVDPESEIMVPAVKGTLNILEVCSSLKVQKVVVVSSTAAVHSNPNWPQGKPKDESCWSDRKICMEKEAWYSLAKTVAEEAAWEYAEKNELNVVTLCPCIVFGPQLQPVVNTTSELLIYVIKGGPNVLNDTPLQIVDVRDVADALLLIYEKPESSGRYICAPNYISTKALLELLKKTYPDYNYVKCKADAHQNSPVTPISSAKLSNLGWNPRALEETLLDSIEYYRKMGILQDVEGQTYRLPDIFRHYQAAEE, encoded by the exons atggcacCACCGCGGGTGTGCGTGACCGGCGGCGGCGGGTACATCGCCTCGTGGCTCGTCAAGCTGCTCCTCTCCCGGGGCTACGCCGTCCACGCCACCGTCCGCGACCCAT GTGACCAGAAGAACGCGCATCTGATGCAGCTGGACGGCGCGGCGGAGAGCCTGAGCTTGTTCAAGGCCGACGTGCTCGACCGCGCCGCGCTGGCCGCCGCCGTCGAGGGCTGCCAGGGCGTCTTCCATGTCGCCTCCCCTGTTCCCGCGGATAAGACCGTCGACCCTGAG TCAGAAATCATGGTGCCTGCCGTGAAGGGCACCCTAAATATTCTTGAAGTTTGTTCATCTCTGAAGGttcagaaggttgtggtggtgtcATCCACTGCTGCTGTTCATTCTAACCCCAACTGGCCTCAGGGTAAACCCAAAGACGAGAGTTGCTGGTCCGACAGAAAAATATGCATGGAGAAGGAG GCCTGGTATAGTCTTGCTAAAACTGTTGCTGAAGAGGCAGCAtgggaatatgcagagaagaatgagcTCAATGTGGTTACTTTATGTCCTTGTATTGTTTTTGGGCCACAATTGCAACCTGTTGTCAACACCACCAGCGAACTCCTCATCTACGTCATAAAAG GGGGTCCTAATGTGTTGAATGACACGCCGTTGCAAATAGTCGATGTCCGTGATGTGGCCGATGCTTTGCTTCTGATATATGAGAAACCAGAATCATCCGGGAGATATATCTGCGCACCAAATTACATTAGCACAAAGGCTTTGCTGGAGCTGCTAAAGAAGACGTACCCTGACTACAACTATGTAAAATG CAAGGCCGATGCACATCAAAACTCTCCTGTCACGCCGATTTCGTCGGCAAAATTGAGTAATCTGGGCTGGAATCCGAGGGCATTGGAGGAGACGCTCCTGGACAGCATCGAATACTACCGAAAGATGGGAATTCTGCAGGATGTCGAGGGACAGACCTACCGCCTTCCTGATATTTTCCGCCATTATCAAGCTGCCGAAGAGTGA